One genomic segment of Mangifera indica cultivar Alphonso chromosome 6, CATAS_Mindica_2.1, whole genome shotgun sequence includes these proteins:
- the LOC123217986 gene encoding putative disease resistance RPP13-like protein 1: MIVTTRHENVAKTIRCPDSTYHLPLLSNEACKSLFQEHALANGTAANADQITETIYEKVVERCRGLPLAAKTLGGLLYSKSIDTWEKILDSKIWNSYKENDILPVLKLSYLYLPSHLKRCFAYCAIFLEDYEYKEEELVLLWMAEGIVQPTDEQLQDTGQYFHDLCSRSLFQKSSNYDSTYIMHDLVHNLAESVSKEFNLSSEQAIIKLPECIERIRHFSYIPCGIEGEERFKGLEKLRRLRTFLPLFMRSSYYSEQFISAKVIFDLLPQLKKLRVLSFERYYITHSPDSIGDLMHLRYLNFSYTRIKCLPESSCSLLNLQTLLLRECSCLMKLPCNLRYLTNLYHLDISGRNLLKEMPSNMKELKNLQMLSNFIVGKESSSNLEDLKSLNFLEGKLCISKLENVKQIGGLILNNKKDLKMLSLEWESQFGGSRKERKEKDVLLMLEPHNNLEELTIRSYGGSEFPSWLSTSSLLSKLAVLSLENCENCTNLPSQSLLSSLKELKILGMLKLERIDMLSFFNSLEILYFEDLPKCRYWDTKGENKNVERFPKLRKLSIIECPKLTVELHDHLPSLEELVIKKCAKWMVSLSSFPKLTSFTIDECKEVVPTSGSTDETMSFQSESLPNIADLEDENWLSQNVNCVEKPIKWSHSLTFVKSSSIRSCSISFLNAIFPNLRDLWITNCEALKSLPKRLKQNNIERLTIWQCDALLFITRNTLPWSLKKLQISRCKKLKHLDGISSTLLESLEIESCESLTHLSSQGLLPNTLKRLVIRNCINLTTLSSRSWCVHKKLEFLYIWNCPWLKSPEEACHNSSCLKSLNLYGLQNLDLFGKQNLTSLQNLWIRQSSISLPIEGIPTSLTSLDIIGDVEMSKTPIRWGLHKLTSLKALSISGFEDPELILSEDQRMPPSLEDLVISTLAPFRSISDLGTLTSLKSLEIPNSNLNSIPDLQSLVSLKSFSIWNCPKMKSIPGFGSHNTLEKFNIYQCPELDSVACPGNLTSLQTLRIFDCPKLKSVSCLRNLTSLQTLWIFDCPKLKSLTSPPPSLLELEIRRCPLIIKHWRRGKGKYCSKIAHIPRVQIDFKSVFNSKEE; this comes from the coding sequence ATGATAGTCACAACACGCCATGAAAATGTTGCAAAAACAATAAGATGCCCGGATAGTACTTATCATTTACCGCTTTTATCCAATGAAGCTTGCAAATCCTTGTTTCAGGAGCATGCACTTGCAAATGGTACGGCTGCTAATGCAGATCAAATTACAGAGACAATTTATGAAAAGGTCGTTGAAAGGTGTCGTGGCCTGCCTCTGGCAGCAAAGACCCTCGGTGGTCTCCTATACTCTAAATCGATTGATACATGGGAAAAAATATTGGACAGCAAAATATGGAAttcatataaagaaaatgatattctcCCAGTATTGAAGTTAAGTTACCTTTATCTCCCTTCTCATTTAAAAAGATGTTTTGCTTATTGCGCGATTTTTCTGGAAGACTATGAATATAAGGAAGAGGAACTTGTGCTTTTGTGGATGGCAGAAGGAATCGTTCAACCAACTGATGAGCAACTACAAGATACAGGTCAGTATTTTCATGATTTATGTTCAAGGTCactttttcaaaaatcaagCAATTATGATTCTACATATATAATGCATGACCTTGTTCATAATCTAGCTGAATCTGTTTCTAAAGAGTTTAATTTAAGTTCTGAGCAAGCCATTATCAAGCTACCGGAATGTATTGAAAGGATTcgtcatttttcttatattccTTGTGGAATAGAGGGAGAAGAGAGATTCAAAGGCTTGGAAAAACTTCGGCGTCTAAGAACATTCTTGCCGCTGTTCATGAGGTCGTCCTATTATAGTGAACAATTTATAAGTGCTAAGGTTATTTTTGATTTGTTGCCACAATTAAAGAAGTTGAGAGTATTGTCTTTTGAACGATACTACATTACTCATTCACCTGATTCAATTGGAGATTTGATGCATCTAAGGTATCTGAACTTTTCTTACACTAGGATCAAATGTTTGCCTGAATCATCATGCTCTTTATTGAACTTGCAAACTTTGCTATTAAGAGAATGTTCTTGTCTTATGAAGTTGCCTTGTAACTTGAGATATTTGACCAATTTATATCATCTTGATATAAGTGGTCGGAATTTATTGAAAGAAATGCCATCCAACatgaaagaattgaaaaatctccaaatgttatctaattttatagtGGGCAAAGAATCAAGTTCCAATTTAGAAGATTTGAAGAGCTTGAATTTTCTTGAAGGTAAGCTTTGCATTTCAAAATTAGAGAATGTAAAGCAAATAGGTGGGCttatattaaacaacaaaaaagatttaaaaatgttGTCATTAGAGTGGGAGTCTCAATTTGGTGGCTCacgaaaagagagaaaagaaaaagatgttcTTCTGATGTTGGAACCTCATAACAATCTAGAAGAACTAACAATTAGATCCTATGGTGGTTCAGAATTTCCATCTTGGTTAAGCACTTCGTCATTGCTCTCTAAATTGGCGGTCCTTAGCTtagaaaattgtgaaaattgcACAAACTTGCCTTCTCAAAGCCTACTGAGCTCACTTAAAGAGTTAAAAATCTTAGGGATGCTAAAACTAGAAAGAATAGACATGCTCAGTTTTTTCAATTCATTGGAGATTCTTTATTTTGAGGATTTGCCAAAATGTCGATATTGGGACACAAAAGGGGAAAATAAGAATGTTGAAAGATTCCCAAAACTTCGTAAGCTCTCAATTATTGAATGTCCTAAACTTACTGTAGAATTGCATGATCATCTTCCTTCACTGGAAGAACTTGTGATTAAGAAGTGTGCAAAGTGGATGGTTTCATTATCAAGTTTTCCAAAACTCACTAGTTTCACAATTGATGAGTGTAAGGAAGTGGTGCCTACTAGTGGTTCTACTGATGAGACCATGTCCTTTCAATCTGAATCTCTTCCAAATATTGCAGATTTAGAGGATGAAAATTGGTTGAGTCAAAATGTCAACTGTGTTGAGAAGCCGATAAAATGGAGTCATAGCCTCACCTTTGTTAAAAGCTCAAGTATAAGAAGTTGTAGTATTTCATTTCTAAATGCCATCTTTCCTAATTTGAGGGATCTTTGGATTACAAATTGTGAGGCTTTAAAATCTTTACCGAAAAGATTGAAGCAAAACAATATAGAAAGGTTGACAATTTGGCAGTGTGATGCTTTATTATTCATTACCAGAAACACTTTGCCTTGGTCACTAAAAAAGCTTCAGATATCAAGGTGTAAGAAATTGAAACATTTGGATGGCATCAGTTCTACTCTTCTTGAGTCCTTAGAGATTGAAAGTTGCGAATCACTCACGCATCTATCATCACAAGGATTACTACCTAACACACTCAAACGGTTGGTCATTAGAAACTGTATAAATCTCACAACATTATCATCAAGAAGCTGGTGCGTacataaaaaacttgaattccTCTATATTTGGAATTGTCCATGGCTAAAGTCACCAGAAGAGGCATGTCACAATAGTTCATGTCTTAAAAGTCTGAATTTATATGGTCTTCAAAACCTTGATTTGTTTGGCAAACAAAATCTTACTAGTCTTCAAAACTTATGGATAAGGCAAAGTTCGATTTCATTGCCAATTGAAGGCATTCCAACTAGCCTAACCTCTCTTGATATCATTGGAGATGTTGAAATGAGTAAGACACCAATTAGATGGGGATTGCACAAACTCACCTCTCTTAAAGCACTTTCAATAAGTGGATTTGAAGATCCAGAGTTGATTCTATCAGAGGACCAACGAATGCCCCCTTCTCTTGAAGATTTGGTCATCTCTACTTTGGCACCATTCAGATCTATTTCAGACTTGGGCACACTCACCTCTCTTAAGAGCTTGGAAATTCCGAATTCAAATCTCAACTCAATTCCAGACCTACAAAGCCTTGTATCACTTAAGAGCTTCAGTATTTGGAACTGCCCAAAGATGAAATCAATTCCAGGTTTTGGAAGCCACAACAcccttgaaaaatttaatatttatcaatgcCCAGAGCTCGATTCAGTTGCATGCCCGGGAAATCTTACTTCTCTTCAAACCTTGAGGATTTTTGATTGCCCAAAGCTCAAATCAGTTTCATGCCTGAGAAATCTTACTTCCCTTCAGACCTTGTGGATTTTCGATTGCCCAAAGCTCAAATCCCTCACAAGCCCTCCACCCTCACTTCTGGAATTAGAAATTCGCAGATGtccattgataataaaacattggAGGAGAGGTAAAGGGAAGTATTGCTCAAAGATTGCTCACATCCCTAGAGTTCAAATCGATTTTAAATCCGTCTTCAATTCAAAGGAGGAATAA